agCACCGCATACTTCCTGCAGACTGCATATAGCTGCAAAAAAGTGCATATAGCTTCTTTGTACACAAAGGCAGCTGTAGTGTTTTGTTATCTTATTTCGAACATGTACATGTAAGAGTGGAATTGGAACGGTCATTAGACCAAAGTTTAATATCTGACGCTCTGCTGTACATTCAGCCACAGCTATCAACATATTGTGTTTACAGTGTATGACTTCACAGATGTTTTTAGCGATCGAGCTTGAGTTTTACTTCTTAAAGCTTCTTAAAGCAATGTCACACCTCCAGAAGAGTTCAGCTTTGGCAGTTCCTGTGTCTAACCTCTCGGGAGATTTCAGAGCGATACTAAACGAAAACTCTGTCACCATAGGGATCCTTTCTGTAATGTTGTCAGACTCTTAGAGTAACAATCTGAgcttgtgttaaaaaaaaaaaaaacactttttaatggACGTTTATGTGTcttaattttgcattttctcCCTCTGGTCTGTCCAAAGTGTGCTGTAGGAATTCTGTCTGGGAGTCACGGAGACGGACAAACCCTTTAAGCTATAAAACCTTTACGGCTGTTGTTGTCTGCAGGGCTacaagaaagagggaggaagatgcTTACAAGTGCACATACCTGCGTTTAACGTATATGTGTCCTCACTGAAAGGCAAAAGCATTTGGCTAAAAGCTAAATATTGTCTTCCACTTTCAGTCTGGAAACAACTGAATAATGCGTGAAGTGAAAGCTGGCTCACTCTGCCCGGCTTTATAATGAGTCCTGAGTAATGTCTCAGGTAACTCATGACTTATTTAATAAAGAGAGGCATGTTTCACCTCAGTTTACCTGAtgctcattttcattgttcactgaggagggaaaaattcatgttttatgtatgtttttgattttttcttgtcttgtcttttattCGGTTGTGTCTGGCGGGATCATGTTCCCCCACTGTAAATCTCAGGTGTGTGCCCATCAGTAAATCGTTTGTCGTGAAGAGATGAGAAGAAGTGTGAACAGATGTACTGTCATCGAACACTGGATTGTTGCTCGGTTACAGGAAATGCTGCAGGGCCATAAAGCtggtgtgtatgagtgtgtgtgtgtgtgtgtgtgagtgtgtgtgtgtgtgtgtatgtgtgtgtgatgtaaacGCTGGCTCATGCTTAACTGTCTCGCTGCTCAAGTGAAGTTCACCTCCTGGGAAGTCAttaaacacacgcacattcaAAGACGTAATGATCGTTCATTGGGGACAGGAAAGCAGCCTATACAGCAATCTTGTTGAAATTACTGAGCAGCCTGTTGTCTGTTGAAGTCCACACTTGGCTTTGATGCTCAATACAGTAGAGTACAGTAGAATTTAATCTCCTCcattcctccctcctcccaatTCTCCTCTTTCTTGAGGTACCACAGTGAAAGGGGGACAGGGGACGTTCGCATGTTAGCCCCCACGCGTTCGGCCTCCTGTCCAAACCCGGAGACTCTTGGCCTCCCGCGAGTCGCTCAGCCTCCCACCCAGCCTCCCGCCTATTCCTCCACCAGCTCCCCCACCGCCCCACTGTCTCCCTCGAATGAAAGGCCGCACCTCCCTGAGCATGGGCAGGTACGTCTAAGGACCAGATGAGTTCATGTAACAGGACAACCAGTGTTCATGTTAACGCTTTATTATCACTGTACACGAGGAAAATACAACGATGCAGtacacaggaaacactgaactgactttgtgtgttgatgtgatgtTCCAGGTGCCGCGGAGGATCGGCTCAGTTCTGTCTCGTCTGTTGAGAAGAGACTGTGCGGACAgcggagaggagagggaggctgAGCTGCATCTCTACGTCGTCTCGCGTACTTCCAGACTTTACTTCCATCTACAGAGCTTGTGGAACAGCTTCGTGATTGTGAGTGATTATAAAGAGACACACGAGGGATGCATGCGGCATAATTCAGTCCCAGGAAGCATGTGCCTCCTGCAGTTTGTTTATGGATAGGACTCCACTGTCCTTGTATGTAGTTATTAAgatctggtgtttgtgtgtgttcagaggtCCACTATGTTGTTAGACCCACTCTACAGAAGGAGGTGCAGAGCTCCGCCTGACTCCGCTCCTGGAAAGCGACTTCCTGCCATCAGGTAACAAAACTCTGTTGAAAGACAGTACAAGACTTTAACAGAGGGAGCtgacctgctgtgtgttgtgtgtgtgtgtgtgtgtgtgtgtgtgtgtgtgtgtgtgtgtgcgtgtgtgtatgcagcTGGGAGCGGACGGCTCACCTGTTTGCTCAGCTGAGCTCTGAGCTCCTGCAGGAGGGGATCAATGTGGAGAGTCTgtacctgctgctgcaggagctgagAACCGCAGCTCACCGTAACGTCGCTCTGTGCAGGCTCTTCTGGAGGGTGAGGACGCTGCTTTACATTATCGAACCGTTTTATAGATGAAAATGAGTCATGCCCATGTAAgctcatttaatttttatcaCCCAGTAACAGTAAAAGTAGGCACTAAGGGCACAAGTCTTTTTCAACTCTTCAATTCTGTACAGTTTGGTTGTTTAATCTGTCAGATCTTCTTCATTAAAGTAACtgtagtggaataaaaaaataatacattactTACTCTGACATGTAGGGGATTGGGAGTAGAACGTTGCAGTACAAGTAACtacctgagtaaatgtacttttgtgAATACCAGATGAAGTCCTCACAAAGACACATGCAGACTACAGGCAGAACAGACTCGAGTACAGTTTTTGTCTGGTTGCAGTTGGGTGAAGACGtcctctgttgttttgtgtctttcagtcCAAAGAGGTGTGTGTCTTCCTGGTTCAGACTCTGGAGGAATCTCTCCACGGCTGTCAGAGCCTCAGCGGCGTCTACACGGCAGATCAGCTACTGtgagcttcagtgtgtgtgtgtgtgtgtgtgtgtgtttttaagaaaGCTCTGACACTAACACCAGCTCATTCCTTGTGTTCAGACTGAGCACTTTGATCGTCCAGACTCTCGCTCTCATGTTCAGAGAGACGGAGGTCGAGCCAGCCAGACTCAGCCTGCTCTCTGCCGAAAAGTAAGCATCCCACctgtcctgtgtttgtgtgtttttaaatactCAAACAGCCTTTAAATGTGATTCTTTCCTCTGCCTGCAGAGGTACCCTGGCCTCCAGAATGCTGCTTGCCTTGATATGTGATCCAGAGCTACAAAACCAAGGATCTCTTCCTGACGTTGATGTGAGCGGCTCTCCACTcacattaatattattttttaaaaaaaactgttgtgtttaatgttagAGCTgtccttctctgcctctgtcagcTCCAGGCCTTACTGACTGAGTATCTGGACGCTGCCTGCTCTCTGCTCTTCGAGCTGCTGCTTTTAGGTCACGAGGTGAGTTGTGACAAAACGGTTTGGCCAGTTCATATCCAGTATGTGTCTCTACATCAACTCAtaaatgtgatgatgatggggAAATCTGAACATTTTGGACGTCGCACCTTATTGAAACTTTCCTGTGTTTTAGGCCAGCAGATGTTCCTCTGCAGAAAACGTCCTGTCTGTTGGCTGGATCCTCCGAGTCCTGCAGCCTCATCCTCACCTGGTAAACTTTCTCACTGTAGATCCGTTCAGTAGAGACGTCCCTGAGGATCGGTAACAGGGTTGAAGCAGGGTTGAAGGAATAACATTAGAAAAGATGAACACACATATTTCATCAACACTGCATATGCATCTGTTGGCACATTCACCACAGACACGGGGGCAGCACTTAAAGCTGATAAGTCTTGAGTCTTTATTGTTTCCGAGCTTGTAAAAAGAGTTGGGTATTGTTTAGTTTAAAGTGAAATGCAGCACTTTCTCCCTGCAGACGTCCTTCATTGGTTACCAGGCACAGCAGGTGGTGCTGGTTTTGTCAGACCTGCAGGAGTCCATCCTGAGTCCCATTCAGTCTGTTCTGCTGTTCCAGCGCTGTCGCCTCCTGCTGGCTTGCTTGCGGTGCAACAACCAGCTGGCACAGCACCTCCGGTCGCACTTCAGCGAGGAGTTCAGGTTTGTGCTGGTGCTCTTTTCTGATTGGAAAAGGAGAGGAATCCTCGTGAACTGAGGATTAGGTTGAGGCGTCTGTGTTAAGATTTCTTAAGGTTTCTTCCCTGCAGGTACTTTGTGAATCTGTCTTGTGCCGAGGAGAAGCTGCCACCCCACTACCCGATCAGCCAGCCGACTCTTCGGTTGGTCGAGCAGATCCTGAGTCTGCACAGATGatcgcacacaaacacatgtactTGTGTCTGATGAAAGGACTTTGGACAGTGTGTGCCTCCACTTTTGTGCTTTGAGCTGTGAACTACTGAATCTGCTGCCTTGAATGAACTGAGCGGTAAACTGCTGCTAATTAAGATTAAACAAATCAACCCGGCAGAAATAATTGCACTGCTTTCTACCATGtgcattttttattgttaaacaaTAGAATTCTGTGTAAGTTCATGAGATACAGAGATGGTAAATGTAGATGAAAGAAATCATATCCAGGTTTCATGCGTGTTCAGCTTACAAATGAGGGGATTCTGCTTGTGTAAATATAACCAATTCTAACCCGTGTTGCTTTAATTCTGATGCCAAGGAGAAACCAAATGCAAAGTCCTACGGCCAtgctctgtgagactgtactGAACACACAATCACGCTGTAAGCTTAAAGGTAACAGGCTGATGTTAAAGAGATGTAGTGTTAACCTTGTTCACTTtagcagtaaacacagtacagcaGAGGCAGGCAGCAAGTCATTAGTGTGGCTGGTGTTTTACACAAATTAAGGTTTCACCAAACTTATTACCCAGCAAGTGTTATATGGCAGAGAAAATGTTGGtcacaaattacattttgatttaactgaaattatattctaattattttatatataaaatctgattctgaaaaaCAGTTGATTAAAGAAGAGTCACGCATGttaattaatcaaaattaaTGAAGCTTGCAGGCTAAATAACACAGTCAGACTCTGCTGTCTAACATATGAGTAACACAGCAAATCCAACATCCACTATGTATACTGACAAAACAATACAGCTGATCAGCTTTAAATAGCTTTACCAATACTTTCTTTCAATAACACCTGAGCTCTAAATGAATGCTCACAAGTGTAAGGTGGATCTGGTGCACATCTTGCAGGTCTGTGTGGCTACCATGAGGCTAATGTGGCATCACAGTTCAAAGTTAGGGAGTCACAAACattacatcagtgtttttgaCGGCCTTTGCTGAATGGCTAAGATTTGTTAACTAGCTAACATTATATGTTATGTTAGCTAGCTATGACAGCTGGCTAACATTTTGTGTTCTTCAGTTTGTTCGACAACAGGCTCCTGGTCAGTTCAGTAAGGTCACAGTACCATGTGTTAATGTTTAGGTGGTTAACGCAACACTGTGCTGTCTAGCAGTGATTTGTGCTTCTGCCATCATTCAGATCTTGGCCTTAGGAATTGAGCTGGAGTACAGATGGTGCTGTAGAAAAGCTAAGATCTTCCTCCAGGAGTCTTCCTGAGCGTCTGAATGGGGTTTGGTTTGTCCTCCCCACAGCAGtgccactgaaacacacaataTTTATACTTTAATTAAGATTCTGCATCACATCACTCCACTTTCACACATGGACTGTTGAGGTCAGATAGATAACATTAATGTTTATATGGATAAATACATCCAACTCACTAAACtgaccaaaataaacaaacaaacaaataaataaggcCTGTGTAACCCTATATGAGAAGATCGcacctttcttttttgtgaaaCCTATAAAATTCGTAGCCCTGAAGTGAGGTGAGAAGGGCGGCTCAATCAGATGTCCAGTATCGGGGTACTGCACTATGGTCAGCAGGTGCTCCTTCCCCACTGCCTTCATCACCTGGGCAATCTGAGGGGCAAAGGTCAAATCAGAAGAGCACAGACTGACATTATGTCTATGGTCGTAAGTGGACATTTGAAACCAGATGCAAGTCGATTATTTTTCGCTTCTCTAAACAGTTAACTGAATCATGAACGAGTGGAAAAGGGCATTCGATCGTATTTCTTATCGTCtgtatttttaaagtaaaagatACCAAATAGCATCTCAAATATgagcatttgctgcttttctttatcacaTGTGGCTGTAAAGTTAGTACGTTTGGGTTTTAAACTGCTAGTTGGAGAAAAAGATTTTTGAATATGTCACCAGTTTTCCAACATGctgcagacaaaacaatcaattaatcaaacaaataaGTAAGTATGATAAATATTATGTTCTTCACTTTGCATGCTGCTTTGCTTCCAATTTATGAGTGCAAACggttagctgtgtgtgtgtgtgtgtgtgtgtgtgtgtgtgtgtgttcctgctcaCCTCTTCAGCACACTCCACTGTAGGCACGTTCTGGTCATCATGGCCGTTGACCATCAACATTGGACAGTTAATTTTCCCCACCTCACAGAGAATAAGAAAAGAggaacaaattttctttttgtccgaATAAACCGATACGATTGGTTTAGCTTGGTAGGACAATCATCCGTAAAAACAGCGATACAGTAATAAAAGAGTATACACAGTGTAATCCTTGTGTATTATTAGTGCAACATGTACTTACATCCACTTTATTTTGGGGGTCATTCATAGCTGCTAGAGTCATATCTCGCCATATCTCACAGTTGTTCTCATCCACACGGATCAGTTCATCATTCCTGCCATTGCAAATAAGTGTTCCCGTCAGTCCAACTGTGAAACTTTGCATGACGTACTGACGCTTCTTGTCAAAGCAGAATACCTACATGAACAACACGCTGAGTCCACTTAAGGTCTCCCCACGCGGATATATGTGGCAGCcgctgacacaaacacaacagagaggCTGGAAAACAACACTACCATGAGATACCGGATCTCTGTCACTCATTTCTCCTCTGGTATCAATGTGTTAGTCAGCAAAAGGAATGGAGATCTTAAAATATGCCGCCATGACATGCAGTCCAACATCCACATATCCAAGACGAGAGAAAAAGcctgtttttttactgttagTTAACTCGTTACCTACCTTGACAATGCTGCTCTCGGCTGCCAAATATGTGGTCACAATGGAGCCAAGGCAAAGTCCAAAAATTCCAATTCTGTCTGGGATCGCTTGCGGATGGTCTTTGAGAATGTTAAATGCTGTCTGTGCAGAAGCAgaaaaattaagaaattaagaaaatgcattaagaaaaacaatgtgCTTGCATCTGCAAGTTCTGTAAATCCACACATCAAACTCTGTCAGGTTCATGTTGTAAAAGATGTTTGAAAATTTCTAATTAGTTCTTACTGAGTAACTCAGATGTTGGAAAACAGACACGGTGAGCTTTTCAAGTTAGGATTGCAActaataatttattttccttattcATCAGTCTGCCAATTTCTGGATTAATCAAATTGTCTATGAAATCTCAGTAAATTGAAAATCCCAAGACAAAATGAGAACAGACATTAAATCCTTACAgctgagaaactgaaaatgtcttttttgcttgataaataatTGTAACGGTTAGTAAATTCTCAAATAATTGACAGTGCGGATCGTGAGATGATTAACTCAGAGAGCCCCTGTGCCCACAAACAGTTTCATACAggaacaataaaacacatgatACCCTCACACAGGAGGTGATGACACAACACAAACCTCAAAATAGCTGAAGCCTGGATCTGCTGACTCCGTCTCACCATGGGATATATACTCCAGCGCAAAAGACACATAACCATGGGATGCCAGCAAGGAGGAACGAAACTCCACCAGCCCTCCACCGCCTCCCCACATATCCAACAGCCCAGGGAAAGGTCCTGGACCTAAGGATATAGACAGCAATCATTTCTCATACCGAAGTTAGACAAAAAATAATTGGTCAGAGGATATCTAAGCCTAAAGATCACAAAAAAGTAAGCTAAGAGGAGGAAATGTGTTGTTCAGGTGATGCAGGTGCACCTGGAGGTATAAAGAGGGTCCCTCGCACTCCTTTCTCTCTGATGCTGATCCTCTTAACCCCTGGAGCGATGTACCATCTCTCTATGAGCGCCGAGGCCAGGGGAACCTGCTCCCTGAAGCCCTCGGTGACATGACCGTTGTAGACCGAGATGTCGACCAGCACGGGGCTGCAGGCGTTCATCTTTCTCAACCTGAcgggcaaaaataaaaaacaaaaaatagagcACTGAACGCCACAGAGCTCTCAGGGGTTCCCACATTTCTGTGCACTGAAGCAGCAAGCTGTGGTTTACTGATTGACAAGcacttgaaaattaaaaattaaaaacttcaaTGTGCAACAACACAGTTTTGATtgtcaaaacagaaaatcagctgGAATGAATCAGTAGGAATGACATCGCCATGCTGCGAGGCAGATAATCCTGTCTGTAACAGGCATTTGCCcctattttctgatatttctgatAAGAATATGAACATTCTTATTGAAACAAACATTGCGCATGATTTTCAGCCCTCATCCTCTAAAGCTCATCTGCAGCTTCACAGAGACTGAGAGGAATACCTGAGGAATTTGCGGCTGCCTGGGACAGGACGCATACTCCACAACAAACCCATAGCTTCTTTTCCAGTGTACGTTCCCCCAAAACTGAAATCCTCTGCAACtgcaaatgcagcaaaaatgtcaaccaCAGGAAAATTTACAAGGTCAGGGTTTGTAAGGTCAAGGTCCGACAGAAAACACCTCTCAGGTCATGGAATAGTTCTAGTATCAACACACTTTAAGATTTAGATagctttattctgatgtttatatcttttattctgattgctttttatatatttatatagtgttgtttatatttatttgcattaggtattcgttaggtaattgggcttataccaggaccggggaaactaatttcgttccacctcatgtttctacatgcgtgaaatgacaataaagctccttgaatccttgaatccttgaagaTTTTGGTTTAAAAGCCTCTTTGACGAGGGCGTAacacaaaaggaagaaaaccaACCAGACACCATTCCTCTGTGGTCGCTGATGTAGTGTCCGTAGGCCTCCCAGTAGTCCTTATCCTCAGACTGGTGGAGGGAGTGAAGTGTTACTGGTCTTCCTGGCGGCAGATTCTCCACCACCACCTTGAACGTCTCATCAACCAGACCCCGGGTGGGGTGCACAGAGAGAATCGGAGGGCAGGACTGGGACATGGTCGATGATCACCTGTGGAGAAATTGCAAATACGTGTGCATATCATGTTTACCACGTCAGTAacgatgaagaggaggaggaggttctCACAGGCTGCATCAGTGGTTCATCTATAACTCTGTCAATTGATAAACGATTGAGAACCAGTACGCAGTAACTATAGTTACCGAATAAATGTAGTATAAAAGTATGCAGTAgctgaaaatactcaagtaaagcacaAGTGCATCAAAATTGCACTTAAGGAaattgtacttagttacattccaccactggaTATTCTGAATTTCCACTCGAAGATTTAAATTTTGAGTGCAAAAGCAGATCGATTCAGAATATCGATTATCGCTCTCCGTTTTTACTAATGATCGTTATCAGCCCTGATAAAACCACTCTGTCCAGCACCTGGTATAAATACACGTTGACCGAAATACAAACAATTGATTAGAGTAGTAATTACACgaaaataacagcagaaatcAGCCTCACCGAAGGACTCGTGCTTGCCCGACGCGTCCACGAGAGATCAGAGGAATCCCAGTGCACGTGAGCACCGTGGTGGACTTTATTCCCCCTCTGCACACTTTCCTTAAGTAGCTCATAAACAGAACATaccccctccaacacacacacacacacacacacacacactgtagttatCTGGCAGGTTCTGTGAGTTAATGTGGCTCAGCGCTCCGGACTCTGAGGTGACACTCACTTTCCTCTTAAACTTAGTTGTTGTTTGGCCGAACAAGGTCTTCAGTAGTTTCCGGTCTTATCCACGGTGTAGTCTAGTAAAACAAGATTTTTGTCTTACAGAGAGTGAACTCGATTGGCCCCTTCCCCCGCCTGTCAGGTAAAAGTTAATGCCCATGAAGTCACTTTGCTAGTTGGTAGCTGACGAGGAATAAAGgttggtggtgctgctgctaaTACAGGCAGACCTTTGATTCAGTTTGGGATGGGGGGTGGTTATATCCATTTCAAAAGTGTTAAACTCGCTAAGAGTACCTCGACTCACCAGGAGGTGGCGATATTCAATGAGAAGTCAGGGTGCTCGTGTGGTCAAAAATCATTACTACTTAGTGTCAGTGAGTAAATCTGACCCATTtcacacattatttttaaaaggcaaaaatgaTTGTGGCTGCGgtattatgtattatattaaCTTAATTTATTCTTCTTGTTCTGCTTAAAAATTCtgagaaaggaaataaagataGGCTCTTAAATGCGTTACCGTAAAAATCTTTTTTCCCCTGAACGCAACCCGACCTACTATAAACTTTTTACACAATATGATAATGGCATGGAACAAAACTGTCAGATTTGTAGAACCGTAGAGACAGTTCACTGTTCGGCGTGCTCTAATAGCTACtatagaaaaatataaagagaataaaaataaaaaatgacactAAATTTGGtaagttaaaacaaatgtgatttaaCTTTGATTCACGTTGCATTTGATACCTCATCGTGACGAGGAATCTAAAAGGACGGTGGACCAACGATATGAACATTTAGAATTATAAATCGGGTGTATAAGTTTATGTATGTTAAAGgcaaatttgttattttaggCACGGTGCTGCGAAAAGGAACTTCAACGAATTCCGCCAACTGTCGGACCGTTGTTGGAGACGGACCGGAAGCATCGTGAGGTTACCAAAGTCTGTCCAGAAGTGTTGCACCTGGTAAGTTTTCAACAAGCCTCTGTCCTTATTTTAGTCTGCTTTGACAACCTTTTCTGCCAGTACATCGCCGTTCACCTGCCGTTTCAGCTAATATAACCCGTAAACCAAACTATGATGTGagaaaagtttattttggatattttatttcatgttccCATCCGATGGCGGGAGACATCAGAAGCCTCATTGCTGATGTAAGAACGTGTTTTGACTTCTTCAGCTTGTCCGGTTGCTGACCCACAAACACGAGTAGCCCCGCTTTTAACAACCGCAGTCTCACCAAACTTCATTCATAAATTCCCCCTCCAGTCACATACACTCACCTTCtcacctatacacacacacacacacacacacacacacacaccattccaTAGACTGGGACTGGCACCAAGCTGCACTTTACTTTgcgttttatatttttcataagtgttctttttttaagtgtttgtgttatttagatgtgtgcttttaagccggGAATCTCAAAACCTTGTTATGTTCGCATAATGACgataaagactcttgattcttgattctaAATGCCATAAAACGTCAAATAATTCACTTTAGTCATCTACATAAGATCATTGCTGCATAGCTTTGTTTGCAGTTGTAGGCACTAATTAACTACTTTTACTCCGGTGCTTAATTGGACTACAAATTTGAGTTAGTCTTACTGTACTTTAGCTTTATTACTGGTTAccttacaaataaaatattttacatacaaagCATACAATGTAATGACCATGAAATATGATTACCTCTGTTTTGGTAGTTGTTAGATTACTTAACAGTTTGTAGGGGTGACTGTAGAAATGAGCCTGACTGGTCATTATATTTCTGTCTATTGGTGCTTTTGCCTAAGTGAAAGATCTGAATACTTACTTCACCACCACTGGTCAGATTCCTGTCAGGTATTTTAGTGTACAAGTATCTCGCACTTTGCGTATCATCGACACTTTTGCTGAACTTATACTGTTGTATCTCTGGTTTGGCTTTTCTACAGCCTTAAGAATTACGTTTTTAAGGATGACCTAATTGCCCTCTGGGGATTGATAAAGTTATCTATCTTACCTTTACATCCCACAGACTCAATCAgtgattttctgctttattctaaatttgttcagttcagtccTTAAGAAGtcctcagctgctgtctgtgtgtccactgCTTGTCTCAGAGTCAtctgagcagcacagagaagatGTTTAGAAGAGCCTCAGCACAGGTGAGGAAGAAATGATTATTACTAGGCCAAGTTTGTGGTACTGGATAtacttatttatatatttcattgtAGTGCTGTAGTTGATGTTAGAGCAAAATACCTACTGTCCATCAAATGTGTTATTATTGGTGTAATTTAGACCTGACGTCGTTGTAGCCTCACGTCAACTTCATGGTTGACACATTTATGACATGGTGTGAACTGCATTTTTACCTGGTGTCAGAGAAATGTTCTCACACTTGTTTAAGATGTCTTTTA
This Scatophagus argus isolate fScaArg1 chromosome 22, fScaArg1.pri, whole genome shotgun sequence DNA region includes the following protein-coding sequences:
- the LOC124053847 gene encoding acyl-coenzyme A thioesterase 5-like, with the protein product MSQSCPPILSVHPTRGLVDETFKVVVENLPPGRPVTLHSLHQSEDKDYWEAYGHYISDHRGMVSVAEDFSFGGTYTGKEAMGLLWSMRPVPGSRKFLRLRKMNACSPVLVDISVYNGHVTEGFREQVPLASALIERWYIAPGVKRISIREKGVRGTLFIPPGPGPFPGLLDMWGGGGGLVEFRSSLLASHGYVSFALEYISHGETESADPGFSYFETAFNILKDHPQAIPDRIGIFGLCLGSIVTTYLAAESSIVKPLCCVCVSGCHIYPRGETLSGLSVLFMNDELIRVDENNCEIWRDMTLAAMNDPQNKVDVGKINCPMLMVNGHDDQNVPTVECAEEIAQVMKAVGKEHLLTIVQYPDTGHLIEPPFSPHFRATNFIGFTKKKVALLWGGQTKPHSDAQEDSWRKILAFLQHHLYSSSIPKAKI
- the c22h12orf56 gene encoding uncharacterized protein C12orf56 homolog isoform X2, translating into MTLNASGPLLYRRNAKLETFLKRSMERTVYERIRAYESCVVISETISKAYMHVVLSDERVYLTEYPPRTLTAALCFRHVRDIELVNDLPDFLRGKDRELCQHIRITYVTEKPARRPRDWLRRDKGLPPAASSTRRTSHCPTIKRTLEGYPAQSERGTGDVRMLAPTRSASCPNPETLGLPRVAQPPTQPPAYSSTSSPTAPLSPSNERPHLPEHGQVPRRIGSVLSRLLRRDCADSGEEREAELHLYVVSRTSRLYFHLQSLWNSFVIRSTMLLDPLYRRRCRAPPDSAPGKRLPAISWERTAHLFAQLSSELLQEGINVESLYLLLQELRTAAHRNVALCRLFWRSKEVCVFLVQTLEESLHGCQSLSGVYTADQLLLSTLIVQTLALMFRETEVEPARLSLLSAEKGTLASRMLLALICDPELQNQGSLPDVDLQALLTEYLDAACSLLFELLLLGHEASRCSSAENVLSVGWILRVLQPHPHLTSFIGYQAQQVVLVLSDLQESILSPIQSVLLFQRCRLLLACLRCNNQLAQHLRSHFSEEFRYFVNLSCAEEKLPPHYPISQPTLRLVEQILSLHR
- the c22h12orf56 gene encoding uncharacterized protein C12orf56 homolog isoform X1, which gives rise to MTLNASGPLLYRRNAKLETFLKRSMERTVYERIRAYESCVVISETISKAYMHVVLSDERVYLTEYPPRTLTAALCFRHVRDIELVNDLPDFLRGKDRELCQHIRITYVTEKPARRPRDWLRRDKGLPPAASSTRRTSHCPTIKRTLEGYPAQRYHSERGTGDVRMLAPTRSASCPNPETLGLPRVAQPPTQPPAYSSTSSPTAPLSPSNERPHLPEHGQVPRRIGSVLSRLLRRDCADSGEEREAELHLYVVSRTSRLYFHLQSLWNSFVIRSTMLLDPLYRRRCRAPPDSAPGKRLPAISWERTAHLFAQLSSELLQEGINVESLYLLLQELRTAAHRNVALCRLFWRSKEVCVFLVQTLEESLHGCQSLSGVYTADQLLLSTLIVQTLALMFRETEVEPARLSLLSAEKGTLASRMLLALICDPELQNQGSLPDVDLQALLTEYLDAACSLLFELLLLGHEASRCSSAENVLSVGWILRVLQPHPHLTSFIGYQAQQVVLVLSDLQESILSPIQSVLLFQRCRLLLACLRCNNQLAQHLRSHFSEEFRYFVNLSCAEEKLPPHYPISQPTLRLVEQILSLHR